The following proteins are co-located in the Magnetococcales bacterium genome:
- a CDS encoding two-component system response regulator: MSDHLSQQTILVVDDTEANIDVLLEALGDHYDVSVAMDGEGAIESIADEKPDLILLDIMMPGMDGYEVCRRLKSEPATADIPIIFVTAMVEVKDEAKGFELGALDYITKPISIPIVQARVNTHLTLQNAQRTLKNQNVILEEKVRERTKALWQSRLSTINCLGRAAEFRDPETGSHILRMSHYSQKLALAAGKDQAWSELLLNAAPMHDVGKVGVPDRILLKPGKLDEEEWQIMQKHVSMGAEILGNQSAPLLQLACEIAVSHHEKWDGRGYPNGLQGETIPVSGRIVAIADVFDALTSERPYKKAWEITRAMDLIQEEAGNHFDPDLAELFVAILPEILTIREKFQG; the protein is encoded by the coding sequence ATGAGTGATCATCTCAGCCAGCAGACCATCCTGGTGGTAGACGATACCGAGGCCAATATTGATGTGCTCCTGGAAGCTTTGGGGGATCACTATGATGTTAGTGTGGCCATGGATGGTGAAGGGGCCATCGAAAGCATTGCCGACGAAAAACCGGATTTGATCCTTCTCGATATCATGATGCCGGGTATGGATGGCTATGAGGTGTGTCGTCGTTTGAAATCCGAGCCAGCCACAGCTGATATTCCGATTATTTTTGTCACGGCCATGGTCGAAGTGAAGGATGAGGCCAAGGGGTTTGAACTGGGTGCCCTGGATTATATCACCAAGCCCATCAGCATACCCATCGTCCAGGCTCGGGTGAACACCCATCTGACTCTGCAAAATGCACAGCGCACATTGAAAAATCAAAATGTCATTTTGGAAGAGAAGGTACGTGAACGAACCAAGGCCCTTTGGCAGAGTCGTCTCAGCACCATCAACTGCCTGGGACGGGCAGCAGAATTTCGGGATCCGGAGACCGGTTCCCATATTTTGCGCATGTCCCACTATTCCCAAAAGCTGGCTCTGGCAGCAGGCAAAGATCAAGCATGGTCAGAGTTGCTCTTAAACGCCGCCCCCATGCATGACGTGGGCAAGGTGGGGGTTCCTGATCGCATTTTGCTCAAACCGGGCAAGTTGGATGAAGAAGAGTGGCAGATCATGCAAAAGCATGTCTCCATGGGTGCGGAAATTCTCGGCAACCAATCCGCACCTCTGCTGCAACTGGCCTGTGAAATTGCGGTGAGCCATCACGAAAAATGGGATGGCCGTGGCTATCCCAATGGGTTGCAGGGTGAAACAATTCCCGTGTCCGGTCGAATCGTTGCCATTGCTGATGTGTTCGATGCGCTTACTTCAGAGCGCCCCTACAAGAAAGCCTGGGAGATCACTCGGGCCATGGATCTGATCCAGGAGGAAGCGGGAAATCACTTCGATCCGGACTTGGCAGAGCTGTTTGTGGCCATTTTGCCGGAAATATTAACCATTCGGGAAAAATTTCAAGGATAG